TCGGCAATAATTGGTATGTAGTAACGAGCGGCCACGTCGAGAATGTCGAGTGTGTGATCCTTGCTAAATACGGAACCGCACGGGTTCGAAGGATTGTTTATAATGATCGCCGCGGTGAATTCGTCGATCTGTGATTCCAAGTTGTCCAGATCGATCTCCCAGCCGAGTTCAGGCTAGAAACGTAAATAACCGACGTTAACCGAGTTCCTCCacggaaaatattttcctatgacgtgtaatttaataacgtataattaaatcatttattatgcatatacttttaaatttaaaattttaaaatttaaaaaaaatagaactATTTTTAAGACAAATCTATCGTGTCGTAGCATTTTCGTATTACATTTAGTTAAGTATACCGctttggaatttttcttcgttagaATTAAGTTGTtgctttctttcgcaaacttttaattactttagCTAATTTTCTATAAGATTCGATGGGTTATTAATAACTATGGCAGACGTTAAAGCAAATAAAACGATTTATGATATCAATATATAACACATTTTTATAGGTTTTTCAAGTTAATGGCTGCTAGAACAGTATTGTAGGTAATAAGTTTAAGTACCCCAATTTATCACAGCAACCTTTTACGCTATTTTCTCGCGATACATACTACGTAAGTACGTGTTCACGTTAAGTACTAGTATGTCTTCAACACACGAAGtagcaaaaaaaaagaaagaaacgaccTGCTCCGACACAACATAGCGGCACGCaacgaaatatgtaaatattatttcagcATTTCGCGAATGCCCAGAGACTGTAGGTTTCAACGTATTTCGCAAAACTATGCAGTTGTTtctaatttgttttattttcgtcGCTTCACGATGTATTAGGATGGGACTGGAGCTTTCGATGATctctttaaaaattcattttaaaagaacttgaaaagaaattttaaaagaacgaGTAATATATCGTAGAGTTAGAACTTCTAAGTTTATGACtattcgattaaattatttaaaattttgtatttataaatcattCAGAATGTGCAAATCCAGAATGTACGATCATGTGTACTCCTTTTAGTTGCGCAACGTTTACGCCTGGAATTTCCAGTTCACAATCTTGtctgaaaaattgtttgttttttccGCGcgatcataaatattttcaggGCACCCAGTATACGTATGGTAGCTGGATCAATACTTATGTGTGGGCTTATAAGTCACAGAAAATGGCATGGACCATGCAATACGATAAGCCGCAAGTACCAGAACTTGTTATGCACAACTCAATCTTTGACaatgatgtattaaaaaataagttgTTACCATACGTTGCACGAAAGTGTTACGAACTATCGATCGTAATCTTGTTTacagtattaattatatatttcgtgtACACTCCAAGAAATTTCATCctactttattaaaatattctatgtcTGACATTTGAAAACAAATTGCTGTTACACTTCGTAAATtgaaaaggagaagagaatGTATTGAATTTCCGACTTCATAACTTCAATATCTTGGTTTAATTCACTACGAATCGCGTTTCTTAATTTCTGCGATcctattgaattttgaaatttctttattcgcAGCTCTGTTGCTCATATACAGAAACGTTCGAAAACtccaaaaaattaaaacaacaaatacatcgtttgttaataaatatgatCAAATTGTCGTACCTTTAGTTATTTTTTTAGTACACACGGTACACATGCACAACAGaactacgtaatattattaatgaagcTTTACAAGCCATAAAGTAGAAATTATCAACAGCAATTGCTTTTCTTGCTTTAATTAgtaaactattattttataataatatattatattattatattattatatatacttttaaatttttaattttgaaaaagtaaaatagaaCTCTTTTTAAGACAAATCTATCGTGTCGTCGCATTTTCGTATTACATTTAGTTAAGTATACcgctttgaaatttttcttcgttagaATTAAGTTGTTGctgtttctttcgcaaactTTCAATTACTTTAGCTAATTTTCTATAAGATTCGATGGGTTATTAATAACTATGGCAGACGTTAAAGCAAATAaaacgatttatatttattatattatattattatatattatattataatatattataaccaTTAATTAGTAAACTATTATGCGAGACAAGTCAGATATTTCAAGAACTTCcaaaatcaataatttcacAGTTTCCTCTTCTAAAACATTCAGAAAGCGTTCGTCTAGAAGACGTTGAAGCGAAACGGGAATCGTTCAAAAATTAATACGAACCTTGACATTCAATAATGATCCCGAAAGAAGATCACCGTATcgcgaattaatttttcatcggcACGTGACAAATGGAAAGTTCGTGTACCGAAAGTTACGCGCATACGAGCCACCTTACATACGGATAATCCACGTCAACTTCTGCATTATAACCCACAATCTTTgcccctctttctctctctctctctcccttgtAGACCACGAAGAGTCACGGTACCGTGGTTTTAATTACTTCTCTGTGGTAAAATAGTCCACGCTGCGCTGTCTGGGCGAGTGGGGAGGCATTAAAATTCGCGGCAAAGGAGACAAAGAAACGACAGGAAAGACCTCGTTATTACCACAAAGTTTAACATTTTACCGGTTTTCTCAAATCGAGATACCTGTATACGCTACTTTTCGAAAGTATGTGGATACTTGCTTATTTCTTTACGGATAAATCGAATTACAAGAATTTCAGTCTTTATAATCATCATCGTAACTATGTAAGCGATTACATCGATTTCTAAAAGCAAACACGTGACTGTAACAAGATTGATGTTTGCAGTTGTTAAACTTTGCGTATTTTAAACGGAATGTGTAATtagataagaaaaatatatatcgttagtataatttaaacatatgaattaaataaagaatgtaaaagaaaagacatggaaataatgaatttttctttatataaaatccTTGTCATCGATATCAGGTAAAATGCTGGTACTAAAATGCAGATGCGAGAATATTGGTGAACTTTCGAGATACGTTTATACTTACGCGTAACTCATAGGATTTTACGTTGATACCAAGACCTTCTGCAAGTGTTCGATAGATCGAGAAACCGGGTCGCGGTATCAGAATATTTTGCCCCCTTCGTGCTAACGCTGTTATACAGAGGTCGAGAGCGCAGGAGCATCCGCTGCATAAAATTACATCctgaaaaaagagagaattcaAAGGACCGAGAATTAGCATTCCGTTTGAAAGCCATCTTCCTAATAAATTTGTGACTAAAGCCAATTAATTCGCTATAAGCTAATTTGCTATAGAAATCGTGTAGCGTGATCTTTTTCCACTCTGGTCAACTTGTACACGaggaatttttaaacaaatctaaaaatgtaCGCCGAAACTGCAAAATATTTAGtgcaagtatatatatataaaattcatcgagGTCCAAAAACTATTTAAACAGTCGATTATccgttatattaataagcttcgatattcgataaaaccatcttcgatatatatatgtgtgtgtgtttaAAATCGCTATTCTGCTATGtactaatttttaacgaaatacgtACAAGTTTGTAGTAAGCTTGCAGCTTCTAACTACATTTTCAgattagtttcaaattttactaatatcaTCGGATAAAGTTATGTATCATTACGATACTAATGAAGTTTCACAATCCTTTATGTAACACATAAAAGCTTTCTGTGGTAAGCGTTCAACTACTTTCGTAAGTCACTATCCGTGCAATTAACGCGACGTTAAAATCTATTTGAAAAAAGCAATCCGGTGGTAACTGatctatggaaaatttaattctgccgtataaaatcaataatttaaaatgaaagtaaaaatatacgtTAAGTTTGggatgtatttatatttctaaatatattttcctatatgaaatatgttagCGAAGAAAATGGGGAAAATGTTCGCCTATTGCTCCGCAGGCAtacattaattaaacgttCGATGCACATGAAATCTTTAGAACTGTGAAAAAGCTCGGTTCTCGTCGTTTTTCCGACGTTCATTTCCTGGGGGCGCAGTGAATAAAGCTAATAGCAGATTCATTGCATGCCATACATTACAATTTTCGCAGCACAAGGGGAATGTTCCTTGCtttatgaacattttttttgCAACGATATCGATTCTGTTCGGGTTTCGAAATGGTGGgctttattttagattttcacGGTGATATCAGAGTCCTgataatacgttatttttAGATCCgtgaattttttcttctttttttttgcataACGAGGACAAAAAATATcaagtattaaatttaataacaatttgtttaatccctttatctttcttccctaaaagaattataaacaagatattttccatttacgtaaaaatgattaattttgctttgttttatattttcaatactttTCATTTACAATGACGCGAAATATCGAActacgaatattaaatttgttatacaCATAAAAGTACTTTCCAGTACCGTGTATGTGAGAATAAATTTGATCTTTACAATCGTGATggattgtttaatttttcaacgaaacgtcgcattgatttattttcgaCTTTTACTTATGCATATTGAAAATCATCCATCGGACgatattaaaaaggaaaatttgtcCTTTGGAagggaaattaaaatatatttccacgCGTGAGTATGAAtctaatatttgaaacatcaATTTTTGTCTAGTGTCCTTTAATGgtaaaagttaaataattcTACATTTTGCTGCACGAATAACAAATACGAAGATCCTAAATATGCAAgaataaagtagaaaataccCGGCTTCgcgaatattacgaaatacgtCGCACGCGAGCAATTATGGAATCgattcgatgaaaattaagttaagaaattaaaaagaaaatgtaacaaatagtAACAAAGATTTATGGCAATAACGCAACGAAAATATCTCCTGAAAGACGAATAGAAAATCACATGCTatctaaatgaataaataaataaatagataaataaataaaaaatttttaccTAGAATCTAGAAACTATGATACGTGGACCATACAACAACGACAAAGCAAACGAGAAAAATTCATTGATCGGAAAAACGATTGTTTGAACGGAACAGTGAAGCGAAGAGATTCTATTGATTTTCTGGTGATTGTATCGAGAACCGTAGATGCTGGACAGTTCGTAGTTAATTgatgatatttcttcttttagaGAACGTGGTTTCTAGTTTGCGGCCGATCGTGCAGGGAAATTCGGTTTTCCCAGCAAACTTCGTCGGCAGTTCCGATCAACTGGCGGTTTAACTAGATATCGTATACACGTGCACGCAAACAACGAATGAATACACACAGAAAGGGAGCGGACACGATGTGCCTGCAGATGAACAAGTTTCTATAAGCGCCTGGTTACAGGTCGAGCTAATTCGAATCGAAACATCTTCTGGAAGATTGAAAATATACGAAGCTCGATCGCATCTGTatggaaaattgtatattagcTTGGAAACCTAATTGGACGATTCGATTATCCGTTGTGtaaggaaaagggaaaaaagtaaaatccTGACAAATCGCTGAGATTTCTTTATAAAGCTTAAatacgctttttaaggaaatttttGAACGTTCGTTCACGATTCCATAAAGAACGAGAGAATATGCTAGGCGTCGCAGTCTCAAATTCCTTGGCTACTTTTGTGACATTTAAGCTTCATGCTCAATGCGATCGTGTTCGACTTGAAAAAATACTATGGTAAAGAGAAGGAACGAATATAGTCAGTGAAGAATAATTCATTATACTCAACtaataaattaacgaaatcAAACGCGATACATAATGAAAATGCAATGCGTctgatatttcgatatttccatTTCAAAGTTTCAGTGTTAATGTTAAACCTGTCGATCGAGGAACATAATTTATATGGATATGCATGTTCTCTAAAATGTTATCCAAATAATTCATCAAATAGGGCAATTAATCAGACTTCGAATGTAATTAATACACATGATTTATTTGCGTATGCAAAACAAGGCGTAGCCGGAAGTAATCTGTATGCAACGCGGCTTTCAGTAGCACAGTTCTCTACAGATCGATAACAATATGGAATAACCAGATGCTTCTGCGTTTTCTTTACCAGCATTCAATTTTTCCTATATccttgtctttttctttttcctcagCAATAGGAACTGATCTTGTCACGATCGAGTATTATTATCTTAGAGAAACAGATTCGtgcaaagatattttaatagataaagtcataaaaattctcatcAGTAACAATTTCAAAACAATCGTcaagtttattttttgtttaaaacttTTATGAACTTTGTAACGTACCGTTTCGAACCGCATAAAAATCGCAACTCTACGAGATTCATCGATTAGATAGTTTTTCTTGTAAGTAGCGTGCTTTATCATACTTTTTATATGTTCAATAATTTTGACAGGTATTTGTACATACTAAGATTGCTGTAGAGTATTTCAAACTGTTAAACATGCATTCGCCGTAAGTCAGATTGTTATCGTGCctttttacaaaaactatCACAAAACGTACGTAATTAGTCTCTTTAGAAACATGTACAgaatttatcataataaaccgtttctaatatattacaatCTGCTACAAATTTAATTCCGCACTCGATATTTccgtataaattatatctcaAAGTATGTCATACCGTCACTCACGCACCGCATGtactttcatttcatatttcaaatacatataGTAAACAGAATATTCGGACAAAGGTAAAACGATATACAGAATTatgcataaaaaattattaataaggGACCAAAGAACGGAGAATTAGAATATTCATCTTTGCTAGAAAACGttcaataattatcataaaaaattagttCCCAAATTAAAAGTgtagaaatgaaattctatccttcattaaacatttaataatgCTTTATTGTATTTTGCAATAAACTTGACGTGAACGCCAGGAATGTTTTTATTAAGCATTGAACAAAAATAATTGCCATTTACGCATTTGTAAGGCAATAACAAACGGAGTTTTAACATCGATAGCTGTCCTCTGTCTCGTCGATGGAAAAAGTTAATCGAAAAATGTATATCAATCGTGACTCTTAAGTGACgtatcaaaatttcaaacgttatTAACAGCGACTGTTTATCGAATTCCAACATTTTGTGTCGCTGGAAAATGACGAAGAttgaaattatacataatCAACGGTATAAAGTATTAGCTTTAAATTCAGTCAGAGTTTTGTACttgtgaaataattaatctttcgatgtaaaattatgtatttttcttatcCCTGGaatattattccttttttctttcatctgaAGATCAATATCGCGTCGGCAACACGATTATCAACGACAAAGAAAGGGGATAATTGCacgtcattttattaattaattttgatttcttaGCCAATTTCGATAAATCATGCTTTGAACGATTAAGAATTTACCTTAGCATCCACTTTTACGAATTCGCTGGAACTATATTCCGCTACAGCTTCCCTTGCGCTTTGGTaacctaaaataaaattgcctaattaattatttaagaaataaatcggaaccgaatttaaaaattgattcaaacgataattttataacagataataaataaaatattttatcaatcgaGGTACGTATCATTAATATCGTTTAGTTTCTCATTTACTCCTTACGAACTAGATTAGCATCTACGTTTATTCAGTCAGCGGTAACTTTACTCGTGTAAGtacaatttctttctattgaattgttaatttattattagtacCTGTACTAGGTGCGTATCCATTATACAATTGAGAGACGAGACTCTGTTGAACAGCATCGATTACTTCTTTAGGTggttttaaatttccaaaagtAGTTGGATCACCTAAAAATAGAGAACTTCTTGGTAAAATACTTTAAACCATTGATCGactttaatgataaaataattagaattattcgTCGCGTAAAAGAATTGAATGTAATACACAAACACTTCCAAACAGTCGATCGACGACGATTCCAAATTTCTGATTTTATCTTGAAACGAAGTATACTAAATTTGGGAATAGGCAACTGTACGTGATAAATTGTTCAAGCTGCGCGAGGAAGTGCTTcacataaattttgttattaaacttTTTAAGCTACTTTATCAATTACCtctaaatttaatcaatttctatatatttgatatataaataataaacatttaaatattttcttcaagcATATTAGTAATACGATTTTTCattaacgtaaaaataaaataattataaagcaTATTCTGTTGATTAAACTGCTCGGAGCATACTTATCAGATTTCTTGTTGCcaattctaaatttaaatagtttttttaatgaaaagcTACACGTGATCGTTCAACGTGATTCAAAAcatttctcttccttttcgaATCATCgtcgaagaaaacaaaatatattcgtacgtatataaaatgcaaaacgAAAAAATCAGTTATCTagcttcttttttaaaaatttacaaacgttACGGACAGTTTAAAATGACTCACAATTCTGTTATCAAAGGAGATAGCAAAAAGGAACGAACGAACTAATTACACGCGAACAAGACCACGATAAGCGCGGAACACGAAATTATCCGGTCTCACGAGATTCCTTTTCCAATCCCAGAGAAACTcgtaatttaaaaactattatCTGTCTCTGTTTCGTGCTCTTTTTCTAATATCTTCTGCGTGCAAACCAAACAGTTATTActtcaaataatttgaaacacTTTATTAACGTTAGCTTGTCAGTTTGCTcgattggaaattaaattaaaaattatttgtaggCAAACGAGTTACTCGATTTCAAAGCAACTCGACTAATCTTCCGCTTAAAATGACAGGCAAGAATTAAACTGTGTATAAAGGAAAACCTCACCGATGGATAACGAGATCATGGACTTAGCAGGATTAGGCTCGACCACGAGACATTCCACGATGGATCTTATGGGGTTGTGTGTTCTTCTCGCGATATCTGACGCCTGAACGTTCCATTGGTCGCGATATACCGGCGTCGACATCTCcaatttggaaatttcgaaaCCTCCGAACAAAATTCCCTCCTTCGTATCTCTTAACAACACTTCAAAATTCACCACGTCGTCGAACGTTCACGAGTCGTTAAAACGAACCAGCAATGTTGAATGAATTTCAGTCGTCGAGGTTTTCTTATCCAGAAGAGATCGAAAGATCGGTGAACGATAATCCTTGATCAAACGGTGTTCTATCACTGATCGTGAGAGGAAATCTGTTCTCTGGTCTGTCATATAATCGAAATGTTCCACTGTAGACTGGGAAACGAACGAACCGGTCGGATTAGTCGACTAGATTCCACACCTtctttcgtaattaatttaaatcgGTACTGTGTTTACGTAGAAGATAGTCTCTCTTGTAGTTTCATTATCAGATATTACTAGACCGCATGTGTTTagcaatatatttcaattagcGAAATATCAAGTCATGCAACGAGTAAATCCTCTCGCGtcttgaaacaaaaaatatatgtaattctGACGACGTAGCTTGGAACGTTACGGGGTATGCCATTCCACTTCTACGTTcatgaaaatttttcatcaacgaacaatctaaaattttaatcgaagcAACTTTAGTCGAAATAGCTTCCATTATACTCTAGCATGTTCGATATAGACGTTTGGAAAACAGTAACTTCAATGGGAAACGATTTACAGAGTAAACTTGCGTATTTTGAGGAAACAAGCAGCGAATATTAATTGCTATGAAAATAGAAGAAGTCCGTTGTAGGATGGAGGACGAATCGAACCGGTCGGATTGGTCGACCGGACTCCACACCTACTTTTATAGTTTATTCAAAACGAATTAAATTCTTTGCTTACGTAGATCGCCGGTGTTTGTTGATCATTTTCTCTCGTCGTGATCTTGTTGTCACGTGCGAACAATCAAGAGATTGGCCTTCCCGAGTTTGCTGATCGATCTTTGCGATGCGAATAATATTCTTGCTTTACTTCCTCGATTCGCCTTTTTTTTGCCTGTGTATGATTCGATCccatgttattttatacaatgaaTATGCATAGCATGGAAGATAAATAATGAccaaagaataataaaaatttatatttgagaACACTATGTGTTATAAAAGATATCACGTGTGCAATGTACATCGGAATAATTCtgttttcatttgtatttcgTATCTATGGTTGTAAAGTACGATATTTATCCGTAAATTATAACGTGAAACAGCAAAGATTTCCCATATAATTGCTTCCTTTTGAAATCGAATTTAGTAAGAacgttgtaattttgttttcttttctcacaATCTCAGCTTCTCCGACGAATAAATATAgtagcaaaattaaaattcctattttAGAACCTTTGAGAATTAAATACTGCTAGAACGTTTATCTTCGTTCAAAATGATAGAACGCGTAGAAATGTAATACCTATCTAACATATTTACTGTAACCCTGCCATAATCGTAAATCGTGTTATATTTGTTcgacatttataaaaaattaattttgttaaaatagaTTATGGATTGATTAGTTtcgttgtaataaatattttgattaaatgaatataacactttacattcattgaaatttctgCCCATACTTTCATTGACTTGACGAAATCAACAATTTTTaggattttcattttcactgaATTTCTCACGATTTATTgtacttttgtaatttttcatattataatagCAACGAAATCGAACGGTACTTTCGTAGCGTATCTTAAGGGCTTTGACACATTTTACGTCGAATCTACTTGGAAGTGACAGTATACGCGTCGAAGCAAGGTCTCTGTGTTTTTGTGGTTCGTCTTCTCCAACTATGATACATACACTGACCTCACCGAAATTCTCTAACACCGTCTATCGATACGAGCGTCCTTCGCATACTTTCGCAAACTAACGTAATTTATACGCCCTGTGGAAGCACAGAGCCACATCTTTTACGCTTCCGCGTTGTGTCAATGACTACTTTGTCATTGGTAAATAATTCAGGAGGTTTGTTAATGTATGCAAATGTATGTTAATAAACCTGATAAAACGTACGTATTTAATCACGGAGCTGGATGTGGACGTATATTACAGAGAGCTGGAATATTACGTTTGAGGTTCTTGTATAAACGTTTACTTCCGTTTAGTTtgattttctacaaattaaaatttagctTTCAGTTGCTTTTCCTTTAGAAATATCATCCTTCGATTTCTGACCCGACTTACATCGATACTTGACATGTTATAgataaaagtagaattttttcaattacaatGTAAGTTAATTTGCCTATAGATTCACTTACATTTTATTCCTGAActtggaaatttgaatttagtactaaatctgataaaatttcgtttttactTGACctaactatttttatatctatttaattatttagaatta
This Bombus pascuorum chromosome 1, iyBomPasc1.1, whole genome shotgun sequence DNA region includes the following protein-coding sequences:
- the LOC132916080 gene encoding tyrosine aminotransferase; amino-acid sequence: MSTPVYRDQWNVQASDIARRTHNPIRSIVECLVVEPNPAKSMISLSIGDPTTFGNLKPPKEVIDAVQQSLVSQLYNGYAPSTGYQSAREAVAEYSSSEFVKVDAKDVILCSGCSCALDLCITALARRGQNILIPRPGFSIYRTLAEGLGINVKSYELRPELGWEIDLDNLESQIDEFTAAIIINNPSNPCGSVFSKDHTLDILDVAARYYIPIIADEIYEHMVFPGRTFHSLASLSKEVPILSCSGLTKRFLVPGWRMGWIIIHDRQNVLEKEIRKALHCLSQRIIGSNTLIQGALPTILKNTPQEFYDGVVKMLHDHSKTAYNYVTKISGLKPIMPDGAMYMMVYIDLPCFPEFNSDLEFVQRLLMEESVFCLPGQCFDYPSYMRLVITVPIDMLEEACQRIQEFCERHHYKTAEDTQRSNLIAAEVPY